Proteins from a genomic interval of Spea bombifrons isolate aSpeBom1 chromosome 4, aSpeBom1.2.pri, whole genome shotgun sequence:
- the HYAL4 gene encoding hyaluronidase-4, which produces MNKLSSYLYIVGLFVILHFTAMLKSQTLKQTKKPVIHNKPFIFVWNAPTEQCRLRYQVDLDLSVFDIFANTNETLSGSNVTIFYHTHLGHYPYFTDDGQPVNGGVPQSENLKFHLQKAKLDINKLVPNMNFQGLGVIDWENWRPQWDRNWGNKTIYRNASIELVKNHHPDWKIDMIMKEAKAEFEEAGKGFMSETVQLAQDMRPGGLWGYYLFPDCYNYDYKIQPHSYTGRCPVIELMRNDFLVWLWKSSNALYPSIYLDYILKSSPNALKFVHHRVKEAMRVASMARKDYSLPVFVYARPFYAYTFHCLTEIDLVHTIGETAALGAAGIVLWGGMQYASTKESCTVVKKYISGPLGHYIVNVTSAAKLCSKVLCKKNGRCVRKNADSSAYLHLNPNSYKIRKHSSGSGHYASGKPLRKDKEHMKHNFVCQCYEGWTGMSCELPEPEEGKQKEMHLNNGAGNSLFMYTVFYVTFQFCILVI; this is translated from the exons atgaataaactcAGTAGTTACCTTTATATTGTAGGGCTATTTGTGATACTGCATTTTACTGCCATGTTAAAATCTCAGACactcaaacaaacaaaaaaacctgttATTCATAATAAACCCTTTATTTTTGTCTGGAATGCACCTACAGAACAGTGCAGACTAAGGTACCAAGTTGATTTGGATCTCAGCGTCTTTGACATTTTTGCTAACACCAATGAAACCTTGAGTGGATCAAATGTCACAATattctatcacacacacttGGGACATTATCCCTATTTCACCGATGATGGACAACCTGTTAATGGTGGAGTACCACAAAGTGAGAACCTGAAATTTCATCTACAGAAAGCAAAACTGGATATAAACAAGCTGGTACCAAACATGAATTTTCAGGGGCTTGGGGTTATCGACTGGGAGAACTGGAGACCACAATGGGATAGGAACTGgggaaataaaaccatttaCAGAAATGCATCCATAGAACTGGTTAAGAATCACCATCCTGACTGGAAAATTGATATGATAATGAAAGAAGCCAAAGCAGAGTTTGAGGAAGCCGGCAAAGGTTTTATGAGTGAAACTGTTCAACTTGCACAAGACATGAGGCCCGGTGGGCTGTGGGGATACTATTTATTTCCTGATTGTTACAACTATGACTATAAAATACAGCCTCATTCTTATACAGGCAGATGCCCAGTTATTGAATTAATGCGTAATGACTTTCTAGTCTGGCTGTGGAAAAGTAGCAATGCTCTGTATCCTTCAATATATTTGGATTACATTTTGAAATCAAGTCCAAATGCTCTTAAATTTGTTCATCATCGTGTAAAAGAAGCAATGAGAGTTGCATCCATGGCAAGAAAAGACTATAGTTTACCAGTTTTTGTGTATGCCAGACCATTTTATGCATATACATTTCATTGTTTGACTgag ATTGATCTAGTTCACACCATTGGAGAAACTGCTGCTCTAGGGGCAGCAGGAATTGTGCTGTGGGGAGGAATGCAGTACGCAAGTACTAAG gaaagTTGTACTGTTGTCAAGAAATACATTAGTGGGCCTTTGGGTCATTACATTGTGAATGTGACCTCAGCTGCTAAGCTTTGCAGTAAGGTATTATGCAAAAAGAATGGGAGGTGTGTTAGGAAGAACGCAGACTCCTCAGCTTACTTACATTTAAATCCTAATAGTTATAAAATACGAAAACATAGTTCTGGTAGTGGACATTATGCATCTGGGAAGCCTTTGAGAAAAGACAAAGAGCATATGAAGCATAACTTTGTGTGTCAGTGCTATGAAGGTTGGACTGGAATGTCATGTGAACTCCCAGAACCTGAGGAaggcaaacaaaaagaaatgcatttaaataatgGGGCAGGAAACAGTCTTTTCATGTATACTGTGTTTTATGTTACTTTTCAGTTTTGTATTTTAGTCATCTGA